From the genome of Ziziphus jujuba cultivar Dongzao chromosome 6, ASM3175591v1, one region includes:
- the LOC107430222 gene encoding uncharacterized protein LOC107430222 isoform X1, whose amino-acid sequence MNRLIRRKFGEVYRLKVPQRNFCANGAATNSAQPGYSQDSKIGHYDIAIVGGGMVGMAFACSLASMPLTKDLNVAIIDSNPALSSGVSIKKEEPPDPRVSTVTPATISIFKEIGAWKYIEQNRHAYFDKMQVWDYTGLGYTRYNARDANKEVLGCVVENRVLLSSLLSCLQSADFRKTIYPSRLLTLHRNSSSTKVDSHSSGLPLHGQGNLVKLDLIDGSSLHAKLVVGADGSKSRVRELAGIKTTGWNYSQNAIICTVEHAVENQCAWQRFLPAGPIALLPVGDNFSNIVWTMNPKEANDHKMMNGDEFIKDVNHALDYGFGPHPKSSMFGDGGIFSWLKADVTSASEFFEIPPKVIRLVSDRMMFPLSLMHANNYASKNIVLIGDSAHTVHPLAGQGVNLGFGDAFALSRVIAEGIAVGTDIGEVTMLKKFEVERKTANIAMMAILDGFQKAYSVDFGPLNILRAAAFHVAQHVSPLKRGIISYASGEQRLPLFS is encoded by the exons ATGAACAG GTTGATCAGAAGGAAATTTGGTGAGGTTTACAGATTGAAAGTTCCCCAGAGAAATTTCTGTGCTAATGGAGCTGCTACAAATTCTGCCCAACCTGGCTAT TCACAGGACAGCAAAATTGGCCATTATGACATTGCTATTGTTGGAGGAGGCATGGTTGGCATGGCTTTTGCCTGTTCCTTGG CAAGCATGCCATTGACAAAGGACTTGAATGTTGCCATTATCGATAGCAATCCTGCATTATCTAGTGGAGTCTCCATCAAGAAAGAAGAACCCCCTGATCCAAGGGTCAGTACAGTAACTCCGGCTACTATATCAATCTTCAAAG AGATTGGTGCTTGGAAATATATTGAACAGAATCGACATGCATATTTTGATAAGATGCAG GTTTGGGACTACACTGGCTTGGGATATACAAGATATAATGCAAGAGATGCAAATAAGGAAGTTCTAGG GTGTGTGGTGGAAAATAGGGTGCTGCTGAGTTCCCTTTTGTCATGTCTACAG AGTGCAGATTTTCGGAAGACTATCTACCCATCCAGATTGTTGACTTTACATCGGAACTCTTCATCCACAAAGGTGGACAGTCATTCCTCTGGGTTGCCATTACATGGGCAGGGGAATTTGGTGAAGCTGGATCTAATTGATGGCAGCAGCCTACATGCAAAATTAGTG GTTGGAGCTGATGGTTCCAAGTCCCGTGTTAGGGAGTTAGCAGGAATTAAAACAACTGGATGGAATTATTCACAAAATGCAATCATATGTACAGTTGAACATGCTGTAGAAAATCAATGTGCATGGCAACGATTTCTTCCCGCTGGACCAATTGCTCTTCTGCCAGTTGGtgataattttagtaatattgtTTGGACCATGAACCCAAAAGAGGCAAATGACCATAAAATGATGAATGGAGATGAATTTATAAAGGATGTAAATCATGCTTTGGATTATGGATTTGGCCCCCATCCTAAGTCAAGCATGTTTGGAGATGGAGGCATATTTTCTTGGCTTAAAGCAGATGTGACGTCAGCTAGTGAGTTCTTTGAAATTCCACCAAAAGTGATCAGGTTGGTGTCGGATAGGATGATGTTTCCATTGTCTTTGATGCATGCCAATAACTATGCATCAAAGAATATTGTTCTAATAGGTGATTCGGCACATACTGTTCATCCTTTGGCTGGTCAAGGTGTCAATTTGGGTTTTGGAGATGCATTTGCTCTTTCAAGAGTCATTGCTGAGGGTATTGCAGTTGGAACTGACATTGGGGAG gTGACAATGTTGAAAAAATTTGAAGTGGAGAGGAAAACGGCAAATATTGCAATGATGGCAATCCTGGATGGGTTCCAAAAAGCATATTCAGTTGATTTTGGACCTCTAAATATATTGCGTGCTGCAGCTTTTCATGTGGCGCAGCATGTTTCACCGCTGAAAAGAGGTATAATTTCATATGCATCTGGAGAGCAAAGATTGCCACTTTTCTCTTGA
- the LOC107430217 gene encoding GDT1-like protein 1, chloroplastic isoform X2 — MGTTSLYESVMGAHSLPRLFPKPPKQPLLTGCLFSLKSRSKFFTSKLSLRNPTLISSRYFSQWSANTFEEWFGRFLLAYESSNGRALRHPDYKSCRKTTGSTHVMDHNGSLDKAFSENLKREFLKARDVLFADNSVGHFLKALLLFGFLTLQGSQPALAGPDIASGLQSIPYLSDLGDISTGFASAFLLIFFSELGDKTFFIAALLAARNSAGVVFAGTFGALAAMTIISVALGRTFHYVDEILPFRFGETDLPIDDIAAVLLLVYFGVSTLLDATSSDSVKADEEQKEAELAVSEFSGNGAGILAAANTVISTFILVFVAEWGDKSFFSTIALAAASSPLGVIGGALAGHGVATLAISYIGGVLFLVFAAVTLVEIVN; from the exons ATGGGAACCACATCGCTCTATGAGAGCGTTATGGGGGCCCATTCACTGCCTCGTTTATTTCCTAAACCTCCCAAACAACCATTACTTACAGGTTGTCTGTTTTCACTAAAATCTCGCTCCAAGTTTTTTACTTCCAAGCTTTCTCTTCGCAACCCAACTCTCATTTCCTCCAG GTATTTTAGCCAGTGGTCTGCAAACACATTTGAGGAGTGGTTTGGTCGCTTTTTGCTAGCTTATGAAAGCTCAAATGGCCGT GCGTTAAGGCATCCTGATTACAAAAGCTGCAGGAAGACCACCGGATCGACGCATGTTATGGATCATAATGGTTCCCTAGATAAAGCATTTTCAGAGAACTTAAAAAGGGAATTTCTTAAAGCTAGGGATGTCCTTTTTGCTGATAATTCAGTTGGTCATTTTCTGAAGGCTCTGCTTCTGTTTGGCTTTCTTACACTTCAAGGATCTCAACCAGCATTAGCTGGTCCTGATATTGCTAGTGGGCTGCAGTCAATTCCTTATTTATCGGACCTTGGTGATATTAGCACAGGTTTTGCTTCA GCATTCTTGCTGATCTTTTTTTCTGAACTAGGAGACAAGACCTTCTTTATTGCG GCACTTTTGGCTGCTAGGAACTCTGCTGGAGTTGTGTTTGCTGGGACTTTTGGTGCACTTGC GGCCATGACCATCATATCTGTTGCTCTTGGACGAACTTTTCATTACGTTGATGAAATCCTACCCTTCAG GTTCGGCGAGACTGATTTACCTATCGATGATATTGCTGCAGTTTTACTGTTG GTTTATTTTGGGGTTTCAACATTGCTTGATGCCACCTCAAGTGATAGTGTAAAAGCAGATGAGGAACAAAAGGAG GCAGAGTTAGCAGTTTCGGAATTTTCAGGGAACGGCGCTGGAATATTAGCTGCTGCTAACACTGTCATTAGCACTTTCATCCTAGTTTTTGTTGCAGAGTGGGGTGATAAATCATTTTTCTCCACAATAG CACTTGCTGCTGCCTCTTCACCTCTTGGAGTCATTGGAGGAGCATTAGCTGGTCATGGGGTCGCAACTTTA
- the LOC125419014 gene encoding dirigent protein, with protein sequence MAAFKSVLALFFFLLLISCSSGLHRGKRIRAHQPCKRLVFYFHDIIYNGKNAKNATAAIVGAPAWGNRTILAGQNHFGNLVVFDDPITLDNNLHSTPVGRAQGFYIYDKKDIFTAWLGFSFVFNSTQHRGSINFAGADPLMNKTRDISVIGGTGDFFMSRGVATLMTDAFEGEVYFRLRVDIKLYECW encoded by the coding sequence ATGGCAGCTTTCAAATCCGTTTTagctcttttcttcttcctcctcctcaTCTCTTGCTCTAGTGGATTACACCGTGGCAAGAGAATCCGGGCTCATCAACCCTGTAAAAGATTGGTGTTTTACTTCCACGACATAATATACAATGGAAAGAATGCCAAAAATGCAACTGCAGCCATTGTAGGTGCACCAGCTTGGGGCAACAGGACCATATTGGCAGGACAGAACCATTTTGGCAACTTGGTTGTGTTTGATGACCCCATTACGCTCGACAACAATCTTCATTCGACACCAGTGGGTCGTGCTCAGGGATTCTATATCTATGACAAGAAAGATATATTCACAGCATGGCTTGGCTTCTCCTTCGTCTTCAACTCTACCCAGCACAGGGGAAGCATCAACTTCGCTGGGGCTGATCCATTAATGAACAAGACCCGGGATATTTCGGTGATTGGTGGTACCGGGGACTTCTTCATGTCTCGAGGAGTTGCTACTTTGATGACTGATGCATTTGAAGGGGAAGTCTACTTCAGGCTTCGAGTTGATATTAAGCTATATGAATGTTGGTAA
- the LOC107430222 gene encoding uncharacterized protein LOC107430222 isoform X2 yields the protein MNRLIRRKFGEVYRLKVPQRNFCANGAATNSAQPGYDSKIGHYDIAIVGGGMVGMAFACSLASMPLTKDLNVAIIDSNPALSSGVSIKKEEPPDPRVSTVTPATISIFKEIGAWKYIEQNRHAYFDKMQVWDYTGLGYTRYNARDANKEVLGCVVENRVLLSSLLSCLQSADFRKTIYPSRLLTLHRNSSSTKVDSHSSGLPLHGQGNLVKLDLIDGSSLHAKLVVGADGSKSRVRELAGIKTTGWNYSQNAIICTVEHAVENQCAWQRFLPAGPIALLPVGDNFSNIVWTMNPKEANDHKMMNGDEFIKDVNHALDYGFGPHPKSSMFGDGGIFSWLKADVTSASEFFEIPPKVIRLVSDRMMFPLSLMHANNYASKNIVLIGDSAHTVHPLAGQGVNLGFGDAFALSRVIAEGIAVGTDIGEVTMLKKFEVERKTANIAMMAILDGFQKAYSVDFGPLNILRAAAFHVAQHVSPLKRGIISYASGEQRLPLFS from the exons ATGAACAG GTTGATCAGAAGGAAATTTGGTGAGGTTTACAGATTGAAAGTTCCCCAGAGAAATTTCTGTGCTAATGGAGCTGCTACAAATTCTGCCCAACCTGGCTAT GACAGCAAAATTGGCCATTATGACATTGCTATTGTTGGAGGAGGCATGGTTGGCATGGCTTTTGCCTGTTCCTTGG CAAGCATGCCATTGACAAAGGACTTGAATGTTGCCATTATCGATAGCAATCCTGCATTATCTAGTGGAGTCTCCATCAAGAAAGAAGAACCCCCTGATCCAAGGGTCAGTACAGTAACTCCGGCTACTATATCAATCTTCAAAG AGATTGGTGCTTGGAAATATATTGAACAGAATCGACATGCATATTTTGATAAGATGCAG GTTTGGGACTACACTGGCTTGGGATATACAAGATATAATGCAAGAGATGCAAATAAGGAAGTTCTAGG GTGTGTGGTGGAAAATAGGGTGCTGCTGAGTTCCCTTTTGTCATGTCTACAG AGTGCAGATTTTCGGAAGACTATCTACCCATCCAGATTGTTGACTTTACATCGGAACTCTTCATCCACAAAGGTGGACAGTCATTCCTCTGGGTTGCCATTACATGGGCAGGGGAATTTGGTGAAGCTGGATCTAATTGATGGCAGCAGCCTACATGCAAAATTAGTG GTTGGAGCTGATGGTTCCAAGTCCCGTGTTAGGGAGTTAGCAGGAATTAAAACAACTGGATGGAATTATTCACAAAATGCAATCATATGTACAGTTGAACATGCTGTAGAAAATCAATGTGCATGGCAACGATTTCTTCCCGCTGGACCAATTGCTCTTCTGCCAGTTGGtgataattttagtaatattgtTTGGACCATGAACCCAAAAGAGGCAAATGACCATAAAATGATGAATGGAGATGAATTTATAAAGGATGTAAATCATGCTTTGGATTATGGATTTGGCCCCCATCCTAAGTCAAGCATGTTTGGAGATGGAGGCATATTTTCTTGGCTTAAAGCAGATGTGACGTCAGCTAGTGAGTTCTTTGAAATTCCACCAAAAGTGATCAGGTTGGTGTCGGATAGGATGATGTTTCCATTGTCTTTGATGCATGCCAATAACTATGCATCAAAGAATATTGTTCTAATAGGTGATTCGGCACATACTGTTCATCCTTTGGCTGGTCAAGGTGTCAATTTGGGTTTTGGAGATGCATTTGCTCTTTCAAGAGTCATTGCTGAGGGTATTGCAGTTGGAACTGACATTGGGGAG gTGACAATGTTGAAAAAATTTGAAGTGGAGAGGAAAACGGCAAATATTGCAATGATGGCAATCCTGGATGGGTTCCAAAAAGCATATTCAGTTGATTTTGGACCTCTAAATATATTGCGTGCTGCAGCTTTTCATGTGGCGCAGCATGTTTCACCGCTGAAAAGAGGTATAATTTCATATGCATCTGGAGAGCAAAGATTGCCACTTTTCTCTTGA
- the LOC107430217 gene encoding GDT1-like protein 1, chloroplastic isoform X1: protein MGTTSLYESVMGAHSLPRLFPKPPKQPLLTGCLFSLKSRSKFFTSKLSLRNPTLISSRYFSQWSANTFEEWFGRFLLAYESSNGRALRHPDYKSCRKTTGSTHVMDHNGSLDKAFSENLKREFLKARDVLFADNSVGHFLKALLLFGFLTLQGSQPALAGPDIASGLQSIPYLSDLGDISTGFASAFLLIFFSELGDKTFFIAALLAARNSAGVVFAGTFGALAAMTIISVALGRTFHYVDEILPFRFGETDLPIDDIAAVLLLVYFGVSTLLDATSSDSVKADEEQKEAELAVSEFSGNGAGILAAANTVISTFILVFVAEWGDKSFFSTIALAAASSPLGVIGGALAGHGVATLLAVLGGSLLGTFLSEKAISYIGGVLFLVFAAVTLVEIVN, encoded by the exons ATGGGAACCACATCGCTCTATGAGAGCGTTATGGGGGCCCATTCACTGCCTCGTTTATTTCCTAAACCTCCCAAACAACCATTACTTACAGGTTGTCTGTTTTCACTAAAATCTCGCTCCAAGTTTTTTACTTCCAAGCTTTCTCTTCGCAACCCAACTCTCATTTCCTCCAG GTATTTTAGCCAGTGGTCTGCAAACACATTTGAGGAGTGGTTTGGTCGCTTTTTGCTAGCTTATGAAAGCTCAAATGGCCGT GCGTTAAGGCATCCTGATTACAAAAGCTGCAGGAAGACCACCGGATCGACGCATGTTATGGATCATAATGGTTCCCTAGATAAAGCATTTTCAGAGAACTTAAAAAGGGAATTTCTTAAAGCTAGGGATGTCCTTTTTGCTGATAATTCAGTTGGTCATTTTCTGAAGGCTCTGCTTCTGTTTGGCTTTCTTACACTTCAAGGATCTCAACCAGCATTAGCTGGTCCTGATATTGCTAGTGGGCTGCAGTCAATTCCTTATTTATCGGACCTTGGTGATATTAGCACAGGTTTTGCTTCA GCATTCTTGCTGATCTTTTTTTCTGAACTAGGAGACAAGACCTTCTTTATTGCG GCACTTTTGGCTGCTAGGAACTCTGCTGGAGTTGTGTTTGCTGGGACTTTTGGTGCACTTGC GGCCATGACCATCATATCTGTTGCTCTTGGACGAACTTTTCATTACGTTGATGAAATCCTACCCTTCAG GTTCGGCGAGACTGATTTACCTATCGATGATATTGCTGCAGTTTTACTGTTG GTTTATTTTGGGGTTTCAACATTGCTTGATGCCACCTCAAGTGATAGTGTAAAAGCAGATGAGGAACAAAAGGAG GCAGAGTTAGCAGTTTCGGAATTTTCAGGGAACGGCGCTGGAATATTAGCTGCTGCTAACACTGTCATTAGCACTTTCATCCTAGTTTTTGTTGCAGAGTGGGGTGATAAATCATTTTTCTCCACAATAG CACTTGCTGCTGCCTCTTCACCTCTTGGAGTCATTGGAGGAGCATTAGCTGGTCATGGGGTCGCAACTTTA
- the LOC107430222 gene encoding uncharacterized protein LOC107430222 isoform X3 has product MELLQILPNLAIHRTAKLAIMTLLLLEEAWLAWLLPVPWVASMPLTKDLNVAIIDSNPALSSGVSIKKEEPPDPRVSTVTPATISIFKEIGAWKYIEQNRHAYFDKMQVWDYTGLGYTRYNARDANKEVLGCVVENRVLLSSLLSCLQSADFRKTIYPSRLLTLHRNSSSTKVDSHSSGLPLHGQGNLVKLDLIDGSSLHAKLVVGADGSKSRVRELAGIKTTGWNYSQNAIICTVEHAVENQCAWQRFLPAGPIALLPVGDNFSNIVWTMNPKEANDHKMMNGDEFIKDVNHALDYGFGPHPKSSMFGDGGIFSWLKADVTSASEFFEIPPKVIRLVSDRMMFPLSLMHANNYASKNIVLIGDSAHTVHPLAGQGVNLGFGDAFALSRVIAEGIAVGTDIGEVTMLKKFEVERKTANIAMMAILDGFQKAYSVDFGPLNILRAAAFHVAQHVSPLKRGIISYASGEQRLPLFS; this is encoded by the exons ATGGAGCTGCTACAAATTCTGCCCAACCTGGCTAT TCACAGGACAGCAAAATTGGCCATTATGACATTGCTATTGTTGGAGGAGGCATGGTTGGCATGGCTTTTGCCTGTTCCTTGGGTAG CAAGCATGCCATTGACAAAGGACTTGAATGTTGCCATTATCGATAGCAATCCTGCATTATCTAGTGGAGTCTCCATCAAGAAAGAAGAACCCCCTGATCCAAGGGTCAGTACAGTAACTCCGGCTACTATATCAATCTTCAAAG AGATTGGTGCTTGGAAATATATTGAACAGAATCGACATGCATATTTTGATAAGATGCAG GTTTGGGACTACACTGGCTTGGGATATACAAGATATAATGCAAGAGATGCAAATAAGGAAGTTCTAGG GTGTGTGGTGGAAAATAGGGTGCTGCTGAGTTCCCTTTTGTCATGTCTACAG AGTGCAGATTTTCGGAAGACTATCTACCCATCCAGATTGTTGACTTTACATCGGAACTCTTCATCCACAAAGGTGGACAGTCATTCCTCTGGGTTGCCATTACATGGGCAGGGGAATTTGGTGAAGCTGGATCTAATTGATGGCAGCAGCCTACATGCAAAATTAGTG GTTGGAGCTGATGGTTCCAAGTCCCGTGTTAGGGAGTTAGCAGGAATTAAAACAACTGGATGGAATTATTCACAAAATGCAATCATATGTACAGTTGAACATGCTGTAGAAAATCAATGTGCATGGCAACGATTTCTTCCCGCTGGACCAATTGCTCTTCTGCCAGTTGGtgataattttagtaatattgtTTGGACCATGAACCCAAAAGAGGCAAATGACCATAAAATGATGAATGGAGATGAATTTATAAAGGATGTAAATCATGCTTTGGATTATGGATTTGGCCCCCATCCTAAGTCAAGCATGTTTGGAGATGGAGGCATATTTTCTTGGCTTAAAGCAGATGTGACGTCAGCTAGTGAGTTCTTTGAAATTCCACCAAAAGTGATCAGGTTGGTGTCGGATAGGATGATGTTTCCATTGTCTTTGATGCATGCCAATAACTATGCATCAAAGAATATTGTTCTAATAGGTGATTCGGCACATACTGTTCATCCTTTGGCTGGTCAAGGTGTCAATTTGGGTTTTGGAGATGCATTTGCTCTTTCAAGAGTCATTGCTGAGGGTATTGCAGTTGGAACTGACATTGGGGAG gTGACAATGTTGAAAAAATTTGAAGTGGAGAGGAAAACGGCAAATATTGCAATGATGGCAATCCTGGATGGGTTCCAAAAAGCATATTCAGTTGATTTTGGACCTCTAAATATATTGCGTGCTGCAGCTTTTCATGTGGCGCAGCATGTTTCACCGCTGAAAAGAGGTATAATTTCATATGCATCTGGAGAGCAAAGATTGCCACTTTTCTCTTGA
- the LOC107430222 gene encoding uncharacterized protein LOC107430222 isoform X5, with protein MPLTKDLNVAIIDSNPALSSGVSIKKEEPPDPRVSTVTPATISIFKEIGAWKYIEQNRHAYFDKMQVWDYTGLGYTRYNARDANKEVLGCVVENRVLLSSLLSCLQSADFRKTIYPSRLLTLHRNSSSTKVDSHSSGLPLHGQGNLVKLDLIDGSSLHAKLVVGADGSKSRVRELAGIKTTGWNYSQNAIICTVEHAVENQCAWQRFLPAGPIALLPVGDNFSNIVWTMNPKEANDHKMMNGDEFIKDVNHALDYGFGPHPKSSMFGDGGIFSWLKADVTSASEFFEIPPKVIRLVSDRMMFPLSLMHANNYASKNIVLIGDSAHTVHPLAGQGVNLGFGDAFALSRVIAEGIAVGTDIGEVTMLKKFEVERKTANIAMMAILDGFQKAYSVDFGPLNILRAAAFHVAQHVSPLKRGIISYASGEQRLPLFS; from the exons ATGCCATTGACAAAGGACTTGAATGTTGCCATTATCGATAGCAATCCTGCATTATCTAGTGGAGTCTCCATCAAGAAAGAAGAACCCCCTGATCCAAGGGTCAGTACAGTAACTCCGGCTACTATATCAATCTTCAAAG AGATTGGTGCTTGGAAATATATTGAACAGAATCGACATGCATATTTTGATAAGATGCAG GTTTGGGACTACACTGGCTTGGGATATACAAGATATAATGCAAGAGATGCAAATAAGGAAGTTCTAGG GTGTGTGGTGGAAAATAGGGTGCTGCTGAGTTCCCTTTTGTCATGTCTACAG AGTGCAGATTTTCGGAAGACTATCTACCCATCCAGATTGTTGACTTTACATCGGAACTCTTCATCCACAAAGGTGGACAGTCATTCCTCTGGGTTGCCATTACATGGGCAGGGGAATTTGGTGAAGCTGGATCTAATTGATGGCAGCAGCCTACATGCAAAATTAGTG GTTGGAGCTGATGGTTCCAAGTCCCGTGTTAGGGAGTTAGCAGGAATTAAAACAACTGGATGGAATTATTCACAAAATGCAATCATATGTACAGTTGAACATGCTGTAGAAAATCAATGTGCATGGCAACGATTTCTTCCCGCTGGACCAATTGCTCTTCTGCCAGTTGGtgataattttagtaatattgtTTGGACCATGAACCCAAAAGAGGCAAATGACCATAAAATGATGAATGGAGATGAATTTATAAAGGATGTAAATCATGCTTTGGATTATGGATTTGGCCCCCATCCTAAGTCAAGCATGTTTGGAGATGGAGGCATATTTTCTTGGCTTAAAGCAGATGTGACGTCAGCTAGTGAGTTCTTTGAAATTCCACCAAAAGTGATCAGGTTGGTGTCGGATAGGATGATGTTTCCATTGTCTTTGATGCATGCCAATAACTATGCATCAAAGAATATTGTTCTAATAGGTGATTCGGCACATACTGTTCATCCTTTGGCTGGTCAAGGTGTCAATTTGGGTTTTGGAGATGCATTTGCTCTTTCAAGAGTCATTGCTGAGGGTATTGCAGTTGGAACTGACATTGGGGAG gTGACAATGTTGAAAAAATTTGAAGTGGAGAGGAAAACGGCAAATATTGCAATGATGGCAATCCTGGATGGGTTCCAAAAAGCATATTCAGTTGATTTTGGACCTCTAAATATATTGCGTGCTGCAGCTTTTCATGTGGCGCAGCATGTTTCACCGCTGAAAAGAGGTATAATTTCATATGCATCTGGAGAGCAAAGATTGCCACTTTTCTCTTGA
- the LOC107430222 gene encoding uncharacterized protein LOC107430222 isoform X4 codes for MELLQILPNLAMTAKLAIMTLLLLEEAWLAWLLPVPWVASMPLTKDLNVAIIDSNPALSSGVSIKKEEPPDPRVSTVTPATISIFKEIGAWKYIEQNRHAYFDKMQVWDYTGLGYTRYNARDANKEVLGCVVENRVLLSSLLSCLQSADFRKTIYPSRLLTLHRNSSSTKVDSHSSGLPLHGQGNLVKLDLIDGSSLHAKLVVGADGSKSRVRELAGIKTTGWNYSQNAIICTVEHAVENQCAWQRFLPAGPIALLPVGDNFSNIVWTMNPKEANDHKMMNGDEFIKDVNHALDYGFGPHPKSSMFGDGGIFSWLKADVTSASEFFEIPPKVIRLVSDRMMFPLSLMHANNYASKNIVLIGDSAHTVHPLAGQGVNLGFGDAFALSRVIAEGIAVGTDIGEVTMLKKFEVERKTANIAMMAILDGFQKAYSVDFGPLNILRAAAFHVAQHVSPLKRGIISYASGEQRLPLFS; via the exons ATGGAGCTGCTACAAATTCTGCCCAACCTGGCTAT GACAGCAAAATTGGCCATTATGACATTGCTATTGTTGGAGGAGGCATGGTTGGCATGGCTTTTGCCTGTTCCTTGGGTAG CAAGCATGCCATTGACAAAGGACTTGAATGTTGCCATTATCGATAGCAATCCTGCATTATCTAGTGGAGTCTCCATCAAGAAAGAAGAACCCCCTGATCCAAGGGTCAGTACAGTAACTCCGGCTACTATATCAATCTTCAAAG AGATTGGTGCTTGGAAATATATTGAACAGAATCGACATGCATATTTTGATAAGATGCAG GTTTGGGACTACACTGGCTTGGGATATACAAGATATAATGCAAGAGATGCAAATAAGGAAGTTCTAGG GTGTGTGGTGGAAAATAGGGTGCTGCTGAGTTCCCTTTTGTCATGTCTACAG AGTGCAGATTTTCGGAAGACTATCTACCCATCCAGATTGTTGACTTTACATCGGAACTCTTCATCCACAAAGGTGGACAGTCATTCCTCTGGGTTGCCATTACATGGGCAGGGGAATTTGGTGAAGCTGGATCTAATTGATGGCAGCAGCCTACATGCAAAATTAGTG GTTGGAGCTGATGGTTCCAAGTCCCGTGTTAGGGAGTTAGCAGGAATTAAAACAACTGGATGGAATTATTCACAAAATGCAATCATATGTACAGTTGAACATGCTGTAGAAAATCAATGTGCATGGCAACGATTTCTTCCCGCTGGACCAATTGCTCTTCTGCCAGTTGGtgataattttagtaatattgtTTGGACCATGAACCCAAAAGAGGCAAATGACCATAAAATGATGAATGGAGATGAATTTATAAAGGATGTAAATCATGCTTTGGATTATGGATTTGGCCCCCATCCTAAGTCAAGCATGTTTGGAGATGGAGGCATATTTTCTTGGCTTAAAGCAGATGTGACGTCAGCTAGTGAGTTCTTTGAAATTCCACCAAAAGTGATCAGGTTGGTGTCGGATAGGATGATGTTTCCATTGTCTTTGATGCATGCCAATAACTATGCATCAAAGAATATTGTTCTAATAGGTGATTCGGCACATACTGTTCATCCTTTGGCTGGTCAAGGTGTCAATTTGGGTTTTGGAGATGCATTTGCTCTTTCAAGAGTCATTGCTGAGGGTATTGCAGTTGGAACTGACATTGGGGAG gTGACAATGTTGAAAAAATTTGAAGTGGAGAGGAAAACGGCAAATATTGCAATGATGGCAATCCTGGATGGGTTCCAAAAAGCATATTCAGTTGATTTTGGACCTCTAAATATATTGCGTGCTGCAGCTTTTCATGTGGCGCAGCATGTTTCACCGCTGAAAAGAGGTATAATTTCATATGCATCTGGAGAGCAAAGATTGCCACTTTTCTCTTGA